A region of Gemmatimonadota bacterium DNA encodes the following proteins:
- a CDS encoding DUF58 domain-containing protein, whose amino-acid sequence MILPSRRWFLVAAALAAVAPLAIWWPAAGVVWLTLDLLWVLAFLLDARDAAALPLEEWPVTREAPPAFSVGRTLPVSYTWRNTLTRPVQLVVREELPAPLDWPGDRTRMLLLPAAGTVLEELAFTPARRGKATAGLLHLRGLGRWGLAWRQAVRPLPWSVTVYPNLRHAAIRALPTQSQRRREAGQRTVRRLGEGRVFESLHEWVPGEETRSIDWKATARRGKLMVRRYEDERRQQVLMMIDAGRLLTAESEGRPRLEAAIDAALELAHSAVLHDDNIGLFVFADQVMRFIPPARGRRALRQVLDALATIEGRMVEPDYPAAFAYLAARHRKRGLTVLFTDVVDRTASDAVVAQAGSLRPRHLPLAVTLRDTALERIATRRPLHVEEAYERAAAEELLEAREGALAEMRPYLPIQNPANTRSNTSSRSTTPISPSSAATASCSWCAPSTTSPAPSSSSARRSAASAASMAARCRALVRRPPSPAERATPPKSRAARSRRRSAIPSPVWAETKE is encoded by the coding sequence GTGATCCTTCCCTCGCGTCGCTGGTTCCTGGTCGCCGCGGCACTTGCCGCAGTCGCCCCGCTCGCCATCTGGTGGCCGGCGGCCGGCGTGGTGTGGCTGACACTCGACTTGCTCTGGGTGCTGGCCTTCCTCCTCGACGCCCGCGACGCCGCCGCGCTGCCGCTCGAAGAATGGCCGGTCACCCGCGAGGCGCCGCCGGCGTTTTCTGTCGGCCGGACACTGCCGGTGAGCTACACCTGGCGCAACACGCTCACCCGTCCGGTGCAGCTGGTGGTCCGCGAGGAGCTCCCTGCCCCGCTCGATTGGCCTGGCGACCGGACCCGCATGTTGCTCCTGCCGGCCGCCGGCACCGTCCTCGAGGAACTGGCGTTCACTCCCGCCCGGCGCGGCAAGGCCACCGCGGGTCTGCTGCATCTGCGCGGCCTCGGCCGCTGGGGGCTTGCCTGGCGGCAAGCGGTGCGACCGCTGCCGTGGAGTGTCACCGTCTATCCCAACCTGCGCCACGCGGCGATCCGCGCGCTGCCGACGCAATCGCAGCGCCGGCGCGAAGCGGGGCAACGCACCGTGCGCCGGTTGGGTGAGGGTCGCGTCTTCGAGAGTCTGCACGAGTGGGTGCCCGGCGAAGAGACGCGCTCGATCGACTGGAAGGCGACCGCGCGGCGCGGCAAGCTGATGGTGCGGCGCTACGAAGACGAGCGGCGCCAGCAGGTGTTGATGATGATCGATGCCGGTCGACTGCTGACCGCTGAGAGCGAGGGACGTCCTCGGCTCGAGGCGGCGATCGACGCTGCGCTGGAGCTGGCGCACAGCGCGGTCCTGCACGACGACAACATCGGGCTCTTCGTCTTTGCCGATCAGGTGATGCGCTTCATTCCGCCGGCGCGCGGCCGACGTGCCCTGCGGCAGGTGCTCGACGCGCTCGCCACCATTGAAGGGCGGATGGTCGAGCCCGACTACCCGGCGGCGTTCGCGTACCTCGCGGCGCGGCACCGCAAGCGCGGGCTCACGGTGCTCTTCACCGACGTGGTCGACCGTACCGCCAGCGATGCCGTCGTGGCGCAGGCAGGCTCACTCCGCCCGCGCCACCTGCCGCTGGCCGTCACGCTGCGCGACACGGCGCTCGAGCGAATCGCGACTCGGCGCCCGCTGCATGTGGAGGAGGCCTACGAACGCGCCGCTGCCGAGGAGTTGCTGGAGGCGCGCGAGGGGGCGTTGGCCGAGATGCGCCCCTACTTGCCGATACAAAACCCCGCGAACACCCGGTCGAACACCTCCTCCCGATCCACCACCCCAATCAGCCCATCGAGCGCGGCGACCGCCTCCTGCAGCTGGTGCGCTCCCAGCACGACCTCCCCTGCCCCCAGCTCCTCGTCGGCGAGGCGCAGCGCCGCGAGCGCGGCGTCGATGGCGGCGCGATGCCGAGCCCTGGTCAGAAGGCCGCCATCGCCGGCCGAACGCGCCACGCCGCCGAAGAGTCGAGCGGCGAGGAGCCGCCGGAGGTCGGCGATCCCTTCGCCGGTGTGGGCGGAGACAAAGGAGTAG